One Hermetia illucens chromosome 4, iHerIll2.2.curated.20191125, whole genome shotgun sequence DNA segment encodes these proteins:
- the LOC119655098 gene encoding proteoglycan 4-like, with translation MRLLCVLLILSVNWVVYSAGEDTDDDDEFDFDNFDSYITTENYEYTTLDPWSFFPSHEDETEPPAKAVEKPETEEPTKEEAIASTTKIPPKDSVDPKEDSKPDGGSTEGPKIIDETKKNVDDDKPPKSDSTTPAPDEAKGTDLPDIDEKTESATDVDPEPLAEESTESTEKSVSSTSEASESTKKPADEEGNSTTNTKPGEATTEPDVATMKPEESTMKPEEAASTKPPSSPETLPSATTVKSKETSSPDSTEIETTTTTTAKPAESTEIEPMTTVKPTVPTSLDMTKAEPPKTTPMTPSETPEPVKPTESTISEPTEKEPGKTTPIPTTSKPTESTVPEPTEMEPSATTASITTAKPTESIPPESTEAKPAETTPNASTMKSTESATSKPTEMESDKTTTSTTPVKSSDPESSDASETTAAGTTVKPTESSTPESTELEPSEKPTSVAAENATEPTKKDSAETTMSPTTVKPTESSSPESASSDPTEAESEKSTPSATTVKATEAVSPESTEAEPDETSASAPTVKSTEATPSETTEMEPAAEITPIATTVKPEESTASDPTAEKPTEAVTTTTTAKPTDAVPPDSTEPEPEKSSPSITTEKLEESESTKTEPVETTPTATTMKPTEAASPASTETESDKPTSSATTVKPTEPPPESTEPEPAETTPVMTTASTAESTPPDPIVTTEKATTIKPAESAPPDSTEPALDKTTSSATTTKPTESIPDEPTEKEPVKTTPQPTTVKPTEATTVKPTEPVPELTSMKSAETTPSMTTLKSTEVTSTDPPVTEPTETMPLASTVKPTDSASPELLEPESDETTPSVTTVKPAESPSEESTEMKLPKATPAPTTVKPTESPSPDPSVDELDKSTQSAMTVTPTESSPESSEMKPTETTPIATTAKSTEPTPSEPTEGTPIETSVKPTEPTTSKLTEAEPDETSLSSTTSKPATATITASTTTVKSKESETSAPTEMTPVPETTTKPTENTTKPMEPVQETDEKAIEKKSDSDAASKQNKTTVKPTESDDKTTPQPDETMIKPLPSPKTTTTESSKTTTEISVETKSEAEGETTVKPAETSPTSVKPIQKTTTTKPRKPTVRATTKPRRPVIKTTPKSTATTQRRRKTTTKPRRTTKPTTPKPVTTPARVTTPKPTTPEPITTTSELVVLTTTSKIIFDNRFGGEQPTTKPTEPDSTEEPYPTFDPRFKIPIDDPQPSSIPIKPFTTMFGEKPRRPVEKPGQPDSREYPAPTEPTRRFEEPMQPKSRDDLNPEFDPDLRKPDVEPTESVYVPKFYIKLKDPRCSCMKRVDLKPLTKTDVESEKPKPDEPEEDKSRETLEKDTGEAPDNIETLTEDVPESGNQPTTENVRRISLDDIGTILKPIPVPKEVQSAFPNYRTVQATPSPPMACSYNVQGIFCRYRFAFVPRRYIYYAVVRNRNPWCHFYRYHDFSGRPVYLKVVRQQRSVVQPTPQQRPPHFYYTYNTPFTNQQRVWIPTSGGTQYTQTSFRTLQPQSTQFTQHSFQSLPQASHNYQGNPFLRHHQPVARDCYYKVKDGPLWMVGDTNFGRILIDENTYKRCFYCCSESYNESCQQTYLSGCGLRQVQPLPQPIQQPRPQPQRHHLNSPCTVIKTWPNGPRGLPKFQVVCS, from the coding sequence ATGAGACTTTTGTGCGTTCTACTAATTTTAAGTGTTAATTGGGTTGTGTACAGTGCGGGAGAAGacaccgatgatgatgatgaattcgatTTCGACAATTTTGATTCATATATAACTACGGAAAATTATGAATATACAACCCTCGATCCATGGTCCTTTTTTCCATCCCATGAAGACGAAACTGAGCCTCCAGCTAAAGCTGTAGAAAAGCCAGAAACCGAGGAGCCTACAAAGGAAGAAGCAATTGCTTCAACCACGAAGATACCGCCCAAAGATTCAGTTGATCCAAAAGAAGATAGTAAACCCGACGGGGGATCTACAGAAGGTCCGAAAATTATCGACGAAACTAAAAAGAATGTCGATGATGATAAACCACCAAAGAGTGATTCAACAACTCCAGCTCCTGATGAAGCCAAAGGAACAGATTTGCCGGATATAGACGAGAAAACTGAATCGGCAACTGATGTAGACCCAGAACCCCTGGCTGAGGAATCTACTGAGTCTACTGAGAAATCAGTGTCTTCTACATCCGAGGCGTCAGAATCTACAAAAAAACCCGCAGATGAAGAAGGAAATTCCACTACTAACACGAAACCGGGGGAAGCTACTACGGAGCCGGATGTAGCTACTATGAAGCCAGAGGAAAGTACTATGAAACCGGAGGAAGCAGCTTCAACAAAACCACCATCCTCCCCAGAAACACTCCCAAGCGCAACTACAGTAAAATCAAAGGAAACAAGTAGCCCTGATTCAACTGAAATTGAAACAACAACCACGACCACGGCAAAACCAGCAGAATCAACAGAAATTGAACCAATGACTACAGTAAAACCAACCGTGCCAACTAGTCTAGATATGACTAAAGCAGAACCCCCCAAAACAACTCCAATGACACCTTCAGAAACTCCTGAACCAGTAAAACCGACAGAGTCGACGATTTCAGAACCAACTGAAAAGGAGCCAGGTAAAACAACACCAATCCCGACGACATCAAAACCAACGGAATCAACTGTACCAGAGCCAACTGAAATGGAACCATCAGCAACCACTGCAAGCATCACAACAGCAAAACCGACTGAATCAATCCCACCAGAGTCAACAGAAGCGAAACCAGCAGAAACAACACCAAATGCATCTACAATGAAGTCGACAGAATCAGCTACTTCGAAGCCAACTGAAATGGAATCAGATAAAACAACAACAAGCACCACACCGGTAAAGTCGAGTGACCCAGAAAGCTCAGATGCATCAGAAACAACTGCAGCTGGTACTACAGTGAAACCAACGGAATCATCTACACCAGAATCAACAGAACTGGAACCAAGCGAAAAACCTACATCCGTAGCTGCAGAAAATGCAACGGAGCCAACTAAAAAGGACTCAGCTGAAACAACGATGAGCCCGACTACCGTAAAACCAACAGAATCATCGTCTCCGGAATCAGCTTCCTCTGATCCTACTGAAGCGGAATCAGAAAAATCAACTCCAAGTGCGACTACAGTAAAGGCAACGGAGGCAGTCTCACCAGAGTCTACTGAAGCTGAACCAGATGAAACAAGTGCGAGTGCGCCTACGGTAAAATCAACGGAGGCAACTCCCTCAGAAACAACTGAAATGGAACCAGCAGCAGAAATTACCCCAATTGCAACAACAGTAAAACCTGAAGAATCTACTGCTTCAGATCCAACTGCAGAAAAACCAACTGAGGCAGTGACAACCACGACCACAGCAAAACCAACCGATGCAGTCCCTCCAGATTCAACTGAACCTGAACCAGAAAAATCTAGTCCAAGCATAACTACAGAAAAATTGGAAGAATCGGAATCAACTAAAACGGAACCAGTTGAAACAACCCCAACTGCAACTACAATGAAACCAACTGAGGCAGCTTCGCCTGCTTCTACTGAAACTGAATCAGATAAGCCAACTTCAAGTGCGACTACAGTAAAACCAACGGAACCGCCTCCAGAATCAACTGAACCGGAACCCGCAGAAACAACTCCAGTTATGACAACAGCTTCTACAGCAGAATCAACTCCGCCAGATCCAATTGTAACAACCGAGAAAGCGACTACAATAAAACCAGCAGAATCAGCACCTCCGGATTCAACAGAACCTGCACTAGATAAAACAACTTCAAGTGCAACTACAACAAAACCGACAGAATCGATTCCTGATGAGCCAACTGAAAAGGAACCAGTAAAAACAACCCCACAGCCGACTACAGTTAAACCCACAGAGGCAACTACAGTTAAACCAACAGAGCCAGTTCCAGAACTAACTTCAATGAAGTCAGCAGAAACAACTCCAAGCATGACAACATTAAAATCAACGGAAGTAACTTCTACTGATCCACCTGTAACAGAACCAACAGAAACAATGCCCCTTGCGTCCACAGTAAAACCAACAGACTCAGCTTCTCCAGAGTTATTAGAACCTGAGTCAGATGAAACAACTCCGAGCGTAACAACAGTAAAACCCGCAGAATCACCCAGTGAGGAGTCAACTGAAATGAAGCTACCAAAAGCAACCCCTGCTCCAACTACAGTGAAACCCACGGAATCACCTTCCCCAGATCCTAGTGTTGACGAATTAGATAAATCAACTCAAAGTGCGATGACAGTAACGCCAACGGAATCATCTCCTGAATCAAGTGAAATGAAGCCGACAGAAACCACTCCGATTGCGACAACAGCAAAATCAACCGAACCGACACCTTCAGAACCAACTGAGGGAACTCCAATCGAAACTTCAGTGAAACCGACAGAACCAACTACTTCGAAACTAACTGAAGCTGAACCTGATGAAACAAGTCTAAGTTCGACTACATCAAAACCAGCAACAGCTACGATAACTGCAAGTACGACTACGGTTAAATCGAAAGAATCCGAAACTTCAGCGCCAACTGAGATGACACCAGTTCCAGAGACTACTACAAAACCAACAGAAAATACTACGAAACCTATGGAACCTGTTCAAGAAACGGACGAGAAAGCTATTGAAAAGAAATCAGATAGTGACGCGGCTTCTAAACAAAATAAAACGACGGTGAAACCAACAGAATCGGATGATAAGACGACTCCGCAACCGGATGAAACTATGATCAAACCGCTACCTTCACCAAAAACAACGACTACTGAGTCGAGCAAAACTACAACCGAAATTTCCGTTGAAACTAAATCTGAGGCAGAGGGCGAAACTACTGTCAAACCAGCGGAAACTTCTCCTACATCAGTAAAGCCTATACAAAAAACAACTACAACCAAGCCGAGGAAGCCTACTGTAAGGGCTACAACAAAGCCAAGAAGACCTGTTATAAAAACAACTCCCAAATCAACTGCAACCAcgcaaagaagaagaaaaacaacaacaaaaccaaggagAACCACTAAGCCAACAACGCCTAAGCCAGTAACTACACCAGCTAGAGTAACAACCCCAAAACCAACAACTCCCGAACCTATTACAACGACGAGTGAACTAGTTGTGCTTACAACAACTTCTAAGATAATCTTTGATAATCGGTTTGGAGGTGAACAGCCAACAACTAAACCTACAGAACCTGATTCCACGGAAGAGCCGTACCCAACGTTTGACCCCAGATTCAAGATACCTATTGATGATCCCCAACCATCATCAATTCCAATCAAACCATTCACAACAATGTTTGGAGAAAAACCGAGAAGACCTGTTGAAAAACCAGGTCAGCCAGACTCGCGAGAATATCCAGCGCCCACCGAACCGACGCGACGATTTGAAGAGCCAATGCAACCCAAATCGCGAGATGACCTGAATCCAGAGTTTGATCCGGATTTGAGGAAGCCAGATGTAGAGCCCACAGAGTCCGTTTACGTGCCCAAGTTTTATATCAAATTGAAGGATCCTAGGTGTAGTTGCATGAAACGGGTTGATTTGAAGCCTTTAACAAAAACGGACGTAGAATCGGAGAAGCCTAAGCCAGATGAACCAGAAGAAGACAAGAGTCGAGAAACTTTGGAAAAAGACACTGGTGAAGCACCAGACAACATTGAGACCCTTACCGAGGACGTTCCTGAAAGcggaaaccaaccaacaacagagAATGTGAGACGGATATCATTAGACGACATCGGAACCATCTTGAAACCAATACCAGTTCCGAAAGAGGTGCAAAGTGCGTTCCCGAACTATCGAACAGTACAAGCTACACCATCACCTCCTATGGCTTGCAGTTATAATGTGCAAGGAATATTCTGCCGTTATAGATTTGCATTTGTTCCTCGACGATATATTTACTATGCTGTAGTCCGGAATCGGAATCCATGGTGTCACTTCTACAGATACCACGACTTCTCTGGGAGACCAGTTTACCTAAAAGTCGTACGACAGCAACGGAGTGTTGTGCAACCGACGCCGCAGCAAAGACCCCCGCACTTTTATTACACATACAATACGCCATTTACAAATCAGCAGAGGGTGTGGATACCGACTTCGGGAGGAACACAGTATACGCAAACTTCTTTCCGAACTTTACAGCCTCAGTCTACGCAGTTTACACAGCACTCATTTCAAAGTTTACCTCAGGCTTCGCATAATTATCAAGGAAATCCATTTCTCCGTCATCATCAACCAGTTGCTAGGGATTGTTATTATAAAGTTAAGG